One window of Paludibacter propionicigenes WB4 genomic DNA carries:
- a CDS encoding glycosyltransferase family 2 protein, with translation MPHKIAAIVVTYNPDIEVLQRQLVVLVRQVQLIVYVDNGSLNSANILECVSDIDRSSETHVVLIENEENKGLGFAQNRGIEAALAAGASQILLLDDDSEIEDGFVNNLLAAKDELLKRGLRVGAIGPTYYNRKTGEQYPITKYIGPFIDRRLPKNESVEATFLIASGCLIESEVIAEVGFMNEDFFIDYIDVEWSFRAISKGYKLYATPMARMNHIIGEDRVGVLGRKISLHSPLRKYYLFRNSVFMVRCPYIAFGYKVREVVFNGLRLIVFLILSDEKMKYFRYSVMGYWDGLRNKRGRCTYNY, from the coding sequence ATGCCCCATAAAATAGCTGCTATTGTAGTAACATATAATCCCGATATTGAAGTGCTTCAACGGCAGTTGGTAGTGCTGGTACGGCAGGTTCAGTTAATCGTTTATGTTGACAATGGATCGCTAAACTCGGCAAATATTTTGGAATGTGTTTCAGATATTGACAGGAGTTCTGAAACGCACGTTGTTTTGATTGAAAACGAAGAGAACAAAGGGCTGGGATTTGCGCAAAATAGAGGAATAGAGGCTGCTTTAGCAGCTGGAGCAAGCCAAATTTTATTGTTGGATGATGACTCCGAGATAGAAGATGGGTTTGTTAATAACCTACTTGCAGCCAAAGATGAATTACTGAAAAGAGGGTTGAGAGTTGGAGCTATCGGTCCGACTTATTACAATAGAAAAACTGGTGAACAATATCCGATCACGAAGTATATTGGTCCTTTTATAGACAGACGGTTGCCGAAAAACGAGAGTGTTGAGGCAACTTTTTTAATAGCTTCAGGTTGCCTGATTGAATCAGAAGTGATTGCTGAAGTTGGATTTATGAACGAGGATTTTTTTATTGATTATATTGATGTAGAGTGGTCATTCAGAGCTATATCAAAAGGTTATAAGTTGTATGCAACCCCGATGGCAAGGATGAATCATATCATTGGTGAGGATAGGGTTGGTGTCTTGGGAAGAAAAATTTCGCTTCATTCGCCACTACGTAAATACTATTTATTCAGAAATAGCGTATTTATGGTAAGGTGTCCGTATATTGCTTTTGGCTATAAAGTAAGAGAAGTGGTATTTAACGGGTTGAGATTGATTGTTTTCCTGATACTTTCCGACGAAAAAATGAAATACTTCAGGTATTCTGTTATGGGATATTGGGACGGATTGAGAAATAAAAGAGGCCGATGCACCTACAATTACTGA
- a CDS encoding SPOR domain-containing protein yields MENFYRHIENLLSQHDYVVVPNLGGFIVQMQSARILSDRITPPHATIGFNALMNNSDGLLAIEVSRSEQISYRKAVEYIEGKVELINDQLKANGSVVIGDLGILQKNNQGSLTFNPIYKSGFLPQNLGLSDLYIASREVRQTKESANRIIVFPSSKLLKYAAAAVIVVGVLVASPHINDVSNSTNYASLASLSFVNSFDGNEDQSLEVKVAESKPAEVINTERPAIAEQVKVIENKVEIGNYHVIVASVPDRSSAQRLCDELVHEKFTEARVLPSSRTYRVAIQSFKSKEEADEFVQNLRKSDEKYESAWIFNN; encoded by the coding sequence GTGGAAAATTTTTATAGACATATCGAAAATCTCTTGTCGCAACATGATTATGTCGTTGTGCCAAATTTGGGTGGATTTATTGTGCAGATGCAATCGGCCAGGATTCTTTCCGACCGTATTACACCTCCCCATGCAACTATTGGGTTTAATGCATTAATGAATAATTCGGATGGTTTGCTGGCTATTGAAGTTTCGAGATCAGAGCAAATAAGCTACAGAAAGGCAGTGGAGTATATAGAAGGCAAGGTTGAACTAATTAATGATCAATTAAAGGCCAATGGTAGTGTTGTGATTGGTGATTTGGGTATTTTGCAAAAAAATAATCAGGGGTCGCTGACTTTTAATCCGATTTATAAGTCAGGTTTCTTGCCGCAGAACCTAGGTCTGTCCGATTTGTATATAGCTTCAAGAGAAGTTCGTCAAACGAAGGAATCTGCAAATCGGATTATCGTATTCCCATCTTCAAAACTATTAAAGTATGCAGCTGCGGCTGTTATTGTAGTAGGCGTATTGGTAGCATCTCCACACATTAATGATGTGTCCAATTCGACTAACTATGCAAGTCTGGCTTCACTTTCGTTTGTAAATTCTTTTGACGGTAATGAAGATCAAAGCCTTGAAGTTAAGGTTGCTGAGAGTAAACCTGCCGAAGTGATAAATACTGAAAGGCCGGCTATTGCAGAACAGGTGAAAGTAATAGAGAATAAAGTCGAAATTGGTAATTATCACGTAATTGTAGCGAGTGTTCCTGATCGATCATCGGCACAGAGATTATGTGATGAATTGGTTCATGAAAAATTCACCGAAGCAAGAGTGTTGCCATCTTCCAGAACATACCGTGTTGCAATACAATCTTTTAAATCAAAAGAAGAAGCAGATGAATTCGTCCAGAATCTCAGAAAATCTGATGAGAAATATGAATCTGCCTGGATATTCAATAATTAA
- a CDS encoding flippase produces MLKLKNQKYNKEIWDTIYLLVLQGFNYIFPLLVYPYLMVTLGAEKFGYIGFSLTITQYLMLVVDFGFNLSATKRVALYKNNKDKLDEIASATLLAKIGLMLICLMAVLILAFCVPQFRVYSQTLLILFLMVVGNTFSFVWLFQGLGKIRVLSFVNIFSKLLILPLTFVFVKTKEDYLLAATIQSAVYILGPLITGVIIYRNKYIGYWFKTTLTNISREVKSSYPIFLSTAASSIYIASYVLILAYFADPVEVGKYTAVEKIMRGFCYLIFVPLSQSFYPRISAMSVTNLPEATKLVRKILLFIFVAMSGVFVAMFFLSPYLVAFLGKEYAGTQTLFRIMSVVPMFIGLGGVFGQLGLLAIGNDEDKKDFKRTYLVAAIIAIVSITVLAPYLQSTGAAISLFLTELSVALGMFWYSRKYIFRSIS; encoded by the coding sequence ATGCTAAAGTTGAAAAACCAAAAATACAACAAAGAAATCTGGGATACCATCTATTTGTTGGTATTACAGGGATTTAACTACATTTTTCCGTTGCTGGTGTATCCATATCTGATGGTTACACTTGGTGCAGAAAAGTTCGGGTATATTGGTTTTTCTCTGACTATAACCCAATATCTTATGTTGGTTGTAGATTTCGGTTTTAATCTAAGTGCGACAAAACGTGTGGCACTTTATAAAAACAATAAAGATAAGCTGGATGAAATTGCATCGGCTACGCTCTTAGCCAAAATCGGATTGATGTTGATATGTCTTATGGCTGTATTGATTCTGGCTTTCTGTGTTCCTCAATTTAGGGTTTATTCTCAAACTCTGTTGATTCTTTTTTTGATGGTGGTTGGCAATACATTTTCATTTGTATGGCTTTTTCAGGGGCTTGGAAAAATAAGAGTACTTTCATTTGTGAATATTTTTTCCAAACTTTTAATTCTTCCGCTTACATTCGTTTTTGTCAAAACAAAAGAAGACTATCTACTGGCAGCTACGATTCAATCTGCCGTATATATTCTGGGACCGCTAATAACAGGCGTAATTATTTATCGGAATAAATATATCGGATATTGGTTTAAAACAACTCTGACTAATATCTCCCGCGAAGTAAAGTCAAGCTATCCAATCTTCCTGTCTACAGCGGCTTCAAGTATATATATTGCAAGTTACGTTCTGATTCTGGCTTATTTTGCTGATCCGGTTGAGGTCGGGAAATACACTGCGGTGGAAAAAATCATGCGGGGATTTTGTTATTTGATTTTTGTTCCGCTGAGTCAGTCATTTTATCCAAGAATAAGTGCAATGTCAGTAACTAACTTACCGGAAGCTACAAAATTGGTACGCAAAATTTTATTGTTTATATTTGTAGCCATGTCCGGCGTATTTGTAGCTATGTTTTTCCTCTCGCCTTATCTGGTTGCTTTTTTGGGGAAGGAATATGCGGGAACACAGACATTATTCCGAATTATGTCGGTTGTGCCTATGTTTATTGGTTTGGGAGGAGTTTTCGGACAGTTGGGTTTGCTGGCAATAGGTAACGACGAAGACAAAAAAGATTTTAAACGAACCTATTTGGTTGCGGCAATAATAGCTATTGTAAGCATTACTGTTTTAGCACCGTACTTGCAATCTACAGGAGCTGCAATATCGCTTTTCCTCACGGAACTGTCGGTGGCCTTGGGAATGTTTTGGTATAGTCGAAAATATATTTTTAGATCTATCTCGTAG
- a CDS encoding oligosaccharide repeat unit polymerase: MAMYISISLCLFLFIISLICSKYNIFSPSVITSGIWLSVLFLYTFLGSGLNPLTDKFLSAIDIWVTLFCVSSLFIQALSLSNNNRIKPSQLARNIFFYASLVTFPLLILHAYEIVKLGTSTNWMADMRSAAVGGIKGISIEDSNPFYTLIWLGSYLIELNCYSKENKKRVFVLFLMYLMYAFITMSKTNILTLFLSTIFVLYSNKFIKFNHIAISGIIILFVFLGVQSLRSNSTASKNPTSEFVTIYALSSAPAFETVKSESSVQFGENVFRFFYAVKYKLGLTKMKPNDTILGFVNVGVVTNTYTVLYPYYKDFGLSGIAFFSILLGLLLGFVYNKAENGNVIFVVLYSFFLFELVMQLVGDLFFTNFSLNLKLILVATTPYFISRYELFSYSRKQLKIIKNKVDE; the protein is encoded by the coding sequence ATGGCAATGTATATCTCTATATCTTTATGCTTGTTTTTATTTATTATCAGCCTGATATGTTCAAAATATAACATATTTTCCCCGAGTGTAATAACATCAGGTATATGGTTGTCTGTATTGTTTTTGTACACCTTTCTCGGAAGTGGTCTTAATCCGCTTACGGATAAATTCCTAAGTGCAATAGACATTTGGGTAACACTTTTTTGTGTTTCATCTTTATTTATTCAGGCTCTTTCGTTATCGAATAATAACAGAATTAAACCTAGTCAACTGGCCAGAAATATCTTTTTCTATGCCTCGCTTGTAACCTTTCCGCTATTGATTTTACACGCTTATGAGATTGTGAAACTTGGAACTTCGACTAATTGGATGGCCGATATGAGAAGTGCTGCAGTTGGCGGGATAAAAGGAATCAGTATTGAAGATTCGAATCCGTTTTACACTCTAATTTGGTTAGGGAGTTATTTGATTGAGTTAAACTGCTATTCAAAGGAAAATAAGAAAAGAGTTTTTGTTTTATTTTTAATGTATTTGATGTATGCATTTATCACGATGTCCAAAACGAATATATTAACACTTTTTCTTAGTACAATCTTTGTCTTGTATAGCAATAAATTTATAAAGTTTAATCATATAGCTATTTCAGGAATTATTATTCTTTTTGTTTTTCTAGGAGTTCAATCTTTACGATCTAATTCAACCGCATCTAAGAACCCTACATCTGAATTTGTAACAATATATGCATTGAGTTCTGCGCCTGCTTTTGAAACGGTCAAATCAGAAAGTTCTGTGCAATTTGGAGAAAATGTATTTCGTTTTTTCTATGCGGTTAAATATAAACTTGGATTGACAAAAATGAAACCCAATGATACCATTTTGGGATTTGTCAATGTTGGGGTTGTTACCAATACATATACGGTATTGTATCCATATTATAAAGATTTTGGACTTAGTGGAATAGCTTTTTTTTCAATATTGCTGGGTTTGTTGCTGGGCTTTGTTTATAATAAAGCCGAAAATGGAAACGTTATTTTTGTAGTCTTATACTCTTTCTTTTTGTTTGAGTTGGTCATGCAATTGGTTGGTGATCTTTTTTTTACAAATTTCTCGTTGAATTTAAAGTTGATACTTGTAGCAACAACTCCTTATTTTATCAGCAGGTATGAATTATTTTCGTACTCGCGGAAGCAACTAAAAATCATAAAGAATAAAGTTGATGAATAA
- the rfbB gene encoding dTDP-glucose 4,6-dehydratase produces the protein MKKTILITGGAGFIGSHVVRLFVTKYPDYQIINLDALTYAGNLENLKDIAEASNYKFVKGDITDEKFITELFATYKFDGVVHLAAESHVDRSITDPFAFIRTNVFGTANLLNAAKEAWKGDMTGKRFYHISTDEVYGSLGETGFFTEETAYDPRSPYSAAKASSDHFVRAYHHTYGLPVVLSNCSNNYGANHFPEKLIPLSINNIKNNRPIPIYGKGENVRDWLWVNDHARAIDTIFHNGVVGETYNIGGNNEWTNIDLIRELCKIMDKKLGREPGESAKLITFVKDRAGHDLRYAIDSSKLQRELGWKPSLQFEEGLEKTVDWYLANQEWMDNIVNGDYQKYYEKQYTER, from the coding sequence ATGAAAAAAACGATTCTAATCACTGGAGGTGCGGGCTTTATAGGCTCACACGTTGTCCGGTTATTTGTCACAAAATATCCGGATTATCAAATAATTAATCTTGACGCCTTAACTTATGCAGGCAACCTGGAAAATCTTAAAGATATTGCCGAAGCTTCAAACTACAAATTTGTGAAAGGCGACATCACCGACGAGAAGTTTATAACCGAATTATTTGCAACTTATAAGTTTGACGGAGTAGTACATCTTGCTGCCGAGTCTCACGTCGACAGATCAATTACCGATCCTTTTGCTTTTATCCGAACAAATGTATTCGGAACTGCAAACTTATTAAATGCTGCTAAGGAAGCATGGAAAGGCGATATGACAGGAAAAAGGTTCTACCATATTTCTACTGACGAAGTTTATGGTTCTTTAGGCGAAACAGGTTTCTTTACCGAAGAAACAGCTTATGATCCACGCAGCCCATACTCTGCTGCTAAAGCCAGTTCAGACCATTTTGTGAGAGCTTATCATCACACATACGGTTTACCTGTAGTATTATCCAACTGTTCTAACAACTACGGAGCTAATCATTTCCCCGAAAAGCTTATTCCGCTTTCAATAAACAATATCAAAAATAATCGTCCCATTCCTATTTATGGAAAAGGTGAGAATGTTCGCGATTGGCTATGGGTTAATGACCATGCCCGAGCAATCGACACTATTTTCCACAACGGCGTGGTAGGTGAAACCTACAATATCGGAGGAAACAATGAATGGACTAATATTGACCTTATACGTGAACTTTGCAAAATCATGGATAAGAAATTAGGTCGCGAGCCAGGCGAATCGGCTAAGCTGATTACATTTGTAAAAGATCGTGCCGGACACGATTTACGCTACGCTATTGACTCAAGTAAATTGCAGCGCGAGCTTGGATGGAAACCTTCGCTTCAGTTTGAGGAAGGATTAGAAAAAACAGTCGACTGGTATCTGGCTAACCAAGAATGGATGGATAATATCGTAAATGGCGATTATCAAAAATATTACGAAAAACAATATACAGAAAGATAA
- a CDS encoding 30S ribosomal protein S16, with product MPVKIRLQRHGRKGYAYYHIVIADSRAPRDGKFIERIGSYNPNTNPATIDLKFERALYWLTTGAQPTDTTRTILSNEGVLLKKHLLEGAKKGAFDVAEADKRFEAWKLSKESSVAKTKEQLAAEKQAAAKARLAAEVEVNKAKAAELAKKQAEAIAAAAEVVAEEEAPAEAPVAEEVAE from the coding sequence ATGCCAGTAAAAATTAGATTGCAACGTCACGGTCGTAAGGGATATGCTTATTATCACATCGTTATCGCTGACAGCAGAGCGCCACGTGATGGCAAATTTATCGAACGTATCGGTTCTTATAACCCTAACACTAATCCTGCAACAATCGACTTGAAGTTCGAACGTGCATTGTATTGGTTAACTACAGGAGCTCAACCAACCGACACAACTAGAACTATTCTTTCAAATGAAGGAGTATTATTGAAAAAACACTTACTTGAAGGAGCCAAAAAAGGTGCATTCGACGTGGCTGAGGCCGATAAACGTTTCGAAGCTTGGAAATTGAGCAAAGAGTCAAGTGTAGCAAAAACTAAAGAACAATTAGCTGCTGAGAAACAAGCTGCTGCCAAAGCACGTTTAGCTGCCGAAGTAGAAGTAAACAAAGCAAAAGCTGCTGAATTGGCAAAAAAACAAGCTGAAGCTATAGCTGCTGCGGCTGAAGTTGTTGCTGAGGAAGAAGCTCCAGCTGAAGCTCCGGTAGCAGAAGAAGTTGCTGAATAA
- a CDS encoding LptF/LptG family permease — MKKISFRTFGLKRIDTYIIKKFLGTYFFSIVLILSISVVFDITEKLDNFVSHNAPLKAIVLDYYLNFIPFYMNMFSPLFTFIAVIFFTSKMATNTEIIAILSSGVSFRRLMLPYMISAAVIATISFTLGGFVIPHGTKKMLDFEDKYVRQIKQSNATNLQMEVAKGVIMYIGRFEVSNNTGYQFSLEKFEGKTLASRLTAETITWDSLYSWKISNYLQRDFNGMREQITKGISKDTTIMVQPEEFYITAAEAPQMSIVKLGSYLKRQRERGVGNIKLFEDDYYKRFSMPLAAFIMTLIGVSLSSRKVRGGMGLHLGVGLALSAIYILFSAMSTSFSVNGSMSAFAAVWIPNVVFLLVGIYLYNTAPK, encoded by the coding sequence ATGAAAAAAATCAGTTTTCGTACGTTCGGCTTAAAAAGAATTGATACCTATATAATTAAGAAGTTTCTGGGTACATACTTCTTTTCTATTGTACTTATTTTGAGCATTTCTGTTGTGTTCGACATTACAGAAAAGCTTGATAATTTTGTTAGCCATAATGCACCGTTAAAAGCCATTGTTTTAGATTATTACCTGAACTTTATTCCGTTTTATATGAATATGTTCAGCCCTTTGTTTACGTTTATTGCCGTAATTTTCTTCACTTCTAAAATGGCAACGAACACAGAGATCATTGCTATCCTGTCGAGCGGTGTTAGTTTTCGGCGTTTGATGCTTCCCTACATGATTTCAGCAGCGGTGATTGCAACTATTTCTTTTACACTGGGTGGTTTTGTTATCCCGCATGGAACCAAAAAAATGCTCGATTTTGAGGATAAATATGTTCGACAAATAAAGCAAAGTAATGCTACTAATCTGCAGATGGAAGTAGCAAAAGGTGTTATTATGTATATTGGTCGCTTCGAAGTGTCTAATAATACTGGCTATCAGTTTTCACTTGAAAAGTTTGAGGGAAAAACGCTTGCTTCGAGATTGACTGCGGAGACTATAACCTGGGATTCGTTATACAGTTGGAAAATTTCTAATTATTTGCAACGGGACTTTAATGGTATGCGCGAACAAATCACGAAGGGAATCAGTAAAGATACAACTATAATGGTGCAGCCGGAAGAATTTTATATAACTGCTGCTGAGGCTCCTCAAATGAGTATTGTTAAGTTGGGGAGTTACTTGAAACGGCAACGTGAACGTGGCGTTGGGAATATAAAGTTGTTTGAAGATGATTATTATAAAAGGTTTTCAATGCCGCTGGCAGCTTTCATTATGACGTTGATAGGTGTATCTTTATCTTCAAGAAAGGTGCGCGGAGGTATGGGATTGCACTTGGGAGTAGGTTTGGCATTGAGTGCTATATATATACTGTTTTCAGCTATGTCAACATCATTTTCGGTGAATGGCAGCATGTCGGCTTTTGCTGCCGTATGGATTCCTAATGTGGTGTTTCTGTTAGTGGGTATTTATTTGTATAATACAGCTCCAAAGTAA
- a CDS encoding glycosyltransferase: MNNSAADKILILIVLYKKSIEECVSYRTLKECIKSQNIRYKLIIYNNSSEYGLAESEDSIVVNSDHNGKLSSAYNYAWRYALAEGYQWLLLLDQDSELSEDYVGCLSNFLQRTIDDGIVALVPKLVDGSQVLSPRKISSVGWWENALQHTGIQRGRVVAFNSLTLLNVNFIQSIGGFSDKYPLDMLDHWYYNQIYLQKKKVYVLDCMINHNLSFQNYERDVDLVRHTEFLEAEKLFLKELGLRYYVGYKVKLFLRVIKQYLIFEDKRYATITLKKLVGKGL, from the coding sequence ATGAATAATTCAGCTGCAGATAAAATTCTGATTTTGATTGTGCTTTATAAAAAGTCGATTGAGGAGTGTGTGTCCTACCGGACACTAAAGGAGTGCATTAAATCACAAAATATTAGATATAAACTTATAATTTATAACAATAGTTCAGAGTACGGGTTGGCCGAATCGGAGGATTCAATAGTTGTAAACTCAGATCATAATGGAAAATTATCGTCCGCCTATAATTATGCATGGAGGTATGCTTTAGCCGAAGGTTACCAATGGTTGCTACTCTTGGATCAGGATTCTGAATTGTCTGAAGATTATGTTGGCTGCTTGTCGAATTTTTTGCAAAGGACGATTGATGATGGCATTGTGGCTTTAGTTCCAAAGCTTGTAGATGGGAGCCAAGTGCTTTCTCCCAGAAAAATCAGTTCAGTTGGTTGGTGGGAAAATGCTTTGCAGCATACCGGTATTCAACGTGGAAGAGTGGTTGCATTTAATTCCTTGACTCTGTTGAATGTGAATTTTATTCAATCGATAGGCGGATTTTCAGATAAATACCCGTTGGATATGCTGGATCATTGGTATTATAATCAAATCTATCTTCAGAAGAAAAAGGTTTATGTGCTGGATTGTATGATAAATCACAACTTATCTTTTCAGAATTATGAAAGGGATGTCGATTTAGTCAGACATACCGAATTTCTTGAAGCTGAAAAATTGTTTTTAAAGGAACTGGGCTTAAGGTATTATGTTGGATACAAAGTGAAACTATTTCTGAGAGTGATTAAACAGTACCTGATTTTTGAAGACAAGCGATACGCTACAATAACATTGAAGAAATTGGTTGGTAAAGGTTTGTAA
- the tgt gene encoding tRNA guanosine(34) transglycosylase Tgt, protein MTFEIQHTDPNSNARAGKITTDHGVIETPIFMPVGTVASVKAVHFHELKEDIKAQIILGNTYHLYLRPGIDTLERAGGLHKFNGWDKPILTDSGGYQVFSLSGNRKLKEEGATFRSHIDGSKHLFTPENVVDIQRIIGADIIMAFDECTPGTADFAYAKKSMELTHRWLERGLNRFDQTEPKYGYSQTYFPIVQGCVYPELRRQSAEFIASQHREGYAIGGLAVGEPTEIMYEMIEVVNEILPKDKPRYLMGVGTPQNILEAIERGVDMFDCVMPTRNGRNGMLFTSQGIMNMKNEKWKNDFSPLDEFGTSYVDKAYSKAYLRHLFISKEYLALQIASIHNLAFYLWLVGEARSHIQAGDFSSWKRGMVEQLGRRL, encoded by the coding sequence ATGACTTTTGAAATACAGCATACCGACCCAAATTCAAATGCACGGGCAGGAAAAATAACTACAGATCATGGTGTGATCGAAACTCCTATCTTTATGCCTGTTGGTACGGTAGCTTCAGTAAAAGCCGTTCATTTTCATGAGTTGAAAGAGGACATTAAAGCGCAGATTATCCTTGGAAATACATATCACTTATATTTACGACCGGGAATCGATACGCTTGAACGCGCAGGAGGATTGCATAAATTTAATGGCTGGGACAAACCGATTCTGACAGACAGCGGTGGTTACCAGGTGTTTTCACTTTCCGGAAACAGAAAATTGAAAGAAGAAGGCGCAACCTTTCGTTCGCACATTGATGGAAGCAAGCATCTTTTTACGCCGGAAAATGTAGTTGATATTCAGAGAATAATAGGTGCTGACATTATCATGGCTTTTGATGAATGTACGCCCGGAACCGCAGATTTTGCCTATGCAAAAAAGTCTATGGAGCTAACTCATAGATGGTTGGAACGAGGACTTAATCGATTTGATCAGACCGAACCGAAATATGGTTATTCGCAAACCTATTTCCCTATAGTTCAAGGCTGTGTATATCCGGAATTACGCCGACAGTCAGCAGAATTTATTGCCTCGCAACATCGTGAAGGTTATGCCATTGGCGGATTGGCGGTAGGTGAGCCTACTGAAATCATGTATGAAATGATTGAGGTAGTGAATGAAATATTGCCAAAGGATAAACCTCGTTATTTGATGGGTGTGGGTACACCTCAGAATATTTTGGAGGCGATAGAACGTGGAGTTGATATGTTTGACTGTGTGATGCCGACCCGAAACGGACGAAACGGAATGCTGTTTACCTCTCAGGGTATAATGAACATGAAAAATGAAAAGTGGAAGAATGATTTTTCTCCATTGGATGAATTTGGAACTTCATACGTAGACAAAGCATATTCAAAGGCGTATTTGCGCCATCTTTTTATCAGCAAAGAATATCTTGCCTTGCAAATAGCCTCTATACACAATTTGGCCTTCTATTTGTGGTTGGTAGGAGAGGCCAGAAGCCATATTCAAGCCGGAGATTTCTCTTCGTGGAAGAGGGGGATGGTAGAGCAATTGGGAAGAAGATTATAA
- a CDS encoding thiamine-binding protein gives MDKTVNIALQILPSSHSVHPYALVDKAIEVIAASGLRYKVTPFETVMEGSYDKIMEVIKQAQEACYEAGAESLMTYVKIQTSRENVSIEDKMEKYE, from the coding sequence ATGGATAAAACAGTAAATATCGCATTGCAAATTTTGCCTTCCTCTCACTCAGTTCACCCATACGCATTAGTAGATAAAGCTATAGAAGTAATTGCTGCATCGGGGCTAAGATATAAAGTGACTCCATTTGAAACAGTGATGGAAGGAAGCTACGATAAGATTATGGAAGTAATCAAACAGGCTCAGGAAGCCTGTTACGAAGCGGGAGCTGAAAGCCTAATGACATACGTTAAGATACAAACCTCGAGAGAAAATGTGAGCATTGAGGATAAAATGGAAAAGTACGAATAG